The genomic stretch TCGGGGGTAGTTAAACCCCGCCATCGAACATAGGTCATACTAGAGCTGTCTTCTCTCAATCTTGAAACTAATTACAtgaataaaaattagaaaaaagttGCAGCCTTAAACctcaacaaataaaaaaattgtgttgGAATGAAGTCCATTACTAGCCTTACCACCTCTCCTTCCACAGCACCCAAATATTCAGAGCCATATCCACCTTTGTGTTAGCTATAAGATCATATGAGAAACctacagataaaaaaaaaaaaaaaaaaaaaaaaaatgggccaTTTGTTAGCACAATCTTCGGGTCCACAATACACATCACCATAGGATCACAAGATTTGAGAACGACATGTAGAGACGCTCTACCTCTTATgttccaaaatagaaacttcataAATTATTGAGAGATAGAGGTATGATCAGGGTGGGATGAACCCCTACCCTGCAAAGATCTATCCAGCATCATCAACTCTTGCACACGAGCACTTCTACGTAGCATGGTAGGAATTACCCGAGTCAGAGAAGTACCGTGATACCCTCACCTGGGTGAACCCCTCCTGCGGTACCATGGTTGCCTATTTACTCAAGGTCATATTGCACCACTACAACTCTGCCATTATTCATGCACGTAACAGCAGGAaagaagtgtattccaacatcAGATCTGGCACTAACGCCCTCCATGTGTTCACCAAGGACAATTTCGATATTCCTCCCTCTAACTGGGTCGGTCCCACACTATGGTCGGCCCTCACACGTGAAGAGGATATCAAATTCGAATTACATAATTAAGATGAATTCTCAAGCAACCTTCCAAAGTAGGGCTCTAAAGCCTGGATTCGACTCTTCTCCTGAGTGCTTATCGCCTAGGTTGGCCCATAGCTATCTGAGTGAGCGCCATGTGTCCATGCGAAGATCCAATGCTTTGAAAAGAGGTATGAAAAATGAGGCAATGACAAAGGCACGAAAAGCGAGGAGTCGAGTACCGTTGGATCCTCGCCTGGACATGTGGCACTCGCCCAAGTAACTATGGACAAGACCTGGGCGATGGGCGCTCaagagaggagccggatccccAAAGCCCTCTCCACCTAGTTACAGTTGTTTACCATATTTGGAGAGTTTTCATGATTTGGAGCAACCTAGTTGGAGGGTAAATTCCATCCATATCTTTAAGATATTGACTAGCTTGATTTGAAGGAGATGAGTCAATACTAGGATCAGCAAGATTCCCTTCCAAGATAGGACTCACTAAGACCACTGCCTCCATGCCATTCCTGCTGGTGGCAAATTCTAGTTGGGTGTTCCACATTCAATTGCTCATCCTGCACCTCAGGCACCATATTTCGATATGGATCAGCCATGCAAGCTTCTACTCTATGCTCATACCGTTGGCACTTAGAAGAGTGAACCAGTAGATTTTCAAATATGATCGTTTGTTTAAAGATAAAGGATTCAGAAGATCCATGCTGCTCACGGTCCAAATAAAGTTCCTTAACTTTGGAGACACAACCGTCGATCTCGACACACCCGAAAAAGTGACCAAATATCAATTCTCGGGTCTTACGATCAATTGCCACAGGTCTCCCCATTGCCTTTCCATAGAGAGAATGATCTCCTCATCCCAATACTCCTGGGGAGGATCCGGAAATCGGATCCAATTCGGTCTATAAGAAATATCCTACTGAGAAGCATAAAAGTCTTGCCGCCATCTTTGAAAGGGAATCAATTGACCATTAACATAAACAAGGCCTCTCTTCCCAATTGAAATTATATTAGCTtcattattaaagaaaaagataacAAGCCCCTTGCCAAGAGATCTCAAATCCACCAATTCCACCAGTGTCCAATTATCAGAAATATATGAACGCATAACCTCCATGGaaataaatctgaaattaaCCCTACCTAACAATGCAAACTTATGTTTCTCCAATTTCCTGTCATAAGCATGTTGGGAATTTTCAGCCACATAAGACCACCATCCTTGACTGCAGCGGGAAGGCTATCAATGACTGGTAAAACCGGCCTTCCCACCACTTATGCAAACGATCACCCCACTATAGGAgcctaagggggtgtttggattagtaaatctttgggatgacattctttagaatgataattcttaatttttggagttgtttggttccactaggatgaccctcataagtgagcatcctacttctcatgaatgaccatattacaaagaatgtgttccaaatatgagtttacctcaacacttaaactcagatttgagcaatctttttaccacctaatataaaaggagaaagtggaaagacgttctctacagaagccaatatctcaatccGCGaaaaacatgtactagccttaaggcaaccaaatgatttttTAGAAAGAGACATAATTcggaagaatgtctatcaaaagattgacattcatatccgatgcatacaccatttgatttaccgaactgAACACCCCCTAAGGTTCCCTAGGTGAATTCCTAAGCGAACCCAAAGAATCCATCTATTGTGTCTCCTCATGCAATGCTTCCACCTCCACCCCCTGGGGAGTTTTAGCAGCGGCGCCAAGAAAGAGTTGCAGTTCACCTAAAATGAAAGGATCCAATATCCAGCGTTGCGCACCAAAATCTCTAAAGCCACCGGCAGCCCCCACTAACCATGAATCCATGGCACCAAACACCAATGCTCTGTTTGGTTGTTAtagaaatttaaagggaagggaagtgaaatttttatattatcccatatgattgtataaactacgtATTTAActtttttaatcttatttaATAATGACATGTTttacttgtatttttattttacatattataacaaagggttttggatgcaaagtaaaagtgaaatgttataaccaaatatggaatgatttgaagttaatgttaaagtcaaaTGGGTAATGAttgcatatatttcttttttaagtatgaaaatttcacttcccttccccttaattccccttacaaccaaacatagcccaaAGGTTTTTCCAGAGGGGAGACCCTAGCCACTGCTCCCTCACtcattctctttcccttttttccttgTATTACATAACTTAATTTTATGTTACTTTTAGGGGGAAAGGACATTGGCAAGCTTTGTAGCGTACACTAGCACCTCCATGAGTCTATCTCTCCTCCCCTCTAATGAAATAATATATCCACCCTCTATTATAGGagtggagagagagacacaGGGAGGCTCTAGCATATACTACCAAATATATAAGGAACTTAATCCCCAATTTTAATAGGAAGATGATTATTGTCAGGCTATATATGTTGCCCATGAACCATTGCAGGGATCAATGAGACTGTCCACGGGGGTATCCAATAAGGgtgggatttttcatttcatgaagGTGAGACAGTCATTTCATCTCTTCCTGTGCTTAAGCGTAGGCACGTACCATGCAGCTTGGTATCCTTCTATTATAACCATCATATTGGTGCCAAAAGGAATCATAAcatccaaaattttgaaatagatGGGCCGGGGAGGGGTGTTTTAAAAATATCTGGTTACCGCGTCTCTCTGTAACCTGCTTGGGGCACACCCTTATTTTATTACATACGTTTAATAAACACATTAATGAATGAAGGATAGAATttagcctctttttttttttttttttttacaacaaGAATCTAACCATATAATGATAGtagtcttgtttttttttttttttttgaaagatgtCTAGATCAGCTTATGAACACCTCGattaatcctcggggagactaacGCAGTAATCTATCACCACGATCTCCGCTTAAATAATAGATacacagatggggaatcaaatctgaaatcgTGCACAAGATACCATCATTATTTTGAGAAAACATTCTAAATTTTgaaatagatatatatatatatatatatattggatatTACATAACATAATTTTATGTTACTTTTAAGGAGATTGAAGTGCACTATTAGATTGTGTACCGTATACTAGCACATCCCtaagtctatctctctcccctcccatgAAGTAACATATGTACCCTTTATATTGGAAGGAAGATATAGACATAAGGAGGCTCTAACATACACTATCAAACAGATAGAGAACTTAACCCCTAATTTTAATGGGAGGATGATCATTATCAGCCTATGTTTCTTATACACCATTGCAGGGATCAATAAGAATGCACATAGGGGTAATCAATAAGGATGagggatttttcatttcatgaggTGGGAGATGATCATTTTGTTTCTTCCTATGTCTGAATGTAGGCACCACACAACCTGACAGCCTTCTATTATAACATGGAATTGATTCTACAAGAGATCcataagaaacaaagaaaaaacatgGATGTATAGCAATCTTATCCTTAACCCTTTAATCAACTctaccttcatttttttttttgggtacgaATCAACTCTACCCTTGGTATACCCTGATCCGTATTGTTCCATGAATTAAGAGATGGACATGGAATCAAGATTGATGGCTAATGATGCCGATACCCATACCCATACCCATACCCATACCCATACCCATAACCCCATTAGGGAAAGGTTTCAGTTTCAGGTTTCACCAGACCCTGCGTATGAAAAGAAAGGTCTCACATGACCCACTCCTGGAAAGCGACACGTCACATGGGGGTCCTCATGGGCTACAGGTGCAGCCACATTTTTAACATGTCGTTCTCCTCCTCCGGTGCGCTGCGATTGGAGTCTGCCTAACTGCCACAATAAATTTCGTCACAGATGATTAGCTGTCCCTTTTGGATGGCTCATCACCTGTTCTGGCCAATACGTACACATGAACAACCTTACTCGGAAACCGAGTTCTCAACTCTAACGGTTTCAAACAGTTGGGAATCAGGAGATTCACTGATTCAGGACGACGATTTTGTTCCGATTTGTTACAGATCGACTGAATGGGCCGATCACTTCCATAGGATCCACATTATTGAGTCAACAATTGATTCACTGGGAAAAAATTATTAGACAAAAAACCGCCTGGCTGCATGGCCCACAATTATACCTTGACACAAGACTTTCAAAATTACCGTTCCATTGCTTGTCAAATAAATAACTTCATACATGTTGATGTCCCTATGCACGTTGTCATTGGCTCTTCATCATGATGTAGGGGTCATGCAACCATGCAACAACTACATAAACATAGAAGGTGGCAAAATGACTATCTCACCCTTCGTAAAAAGTAAAAATCCTACCCCTGTTGATGCTCCTATTGACAGTGCCATTGGTCAATGCACGGTAATAGGTGATACATTGCTTTTTAGGTAATCCTCTCCTTGAAAAAATGAGAAGGTCTTATGTGAGAAAATGTGGCCCCTACCCAGACATGTTTTCTTTGTTATTCATTTTTCCATagtattcctctctctctctctctctctctctctctctctctctctctctctctctgtggcaACCCACCTACTTCTCCCTCACTAGCTGTGCAACTCACACTTCCACTGCACCTCTTCTTCTTGGTTATTcgataaaaaattacattttatattttagaATGATGTTCCTGAGCCCAAGGATGAGGGGGGGATTGGGTTTGAAGCGGGTGAAAGATACAAATTTGCTGGTATTTAAAAATAGGTGTGGTGGATAGCCTCTATGAAGAGCAATTTGTGGGTAAGATGGGTGAGGGACAAATACTTAAAGTAGAATTCCATCTAGACTTTCTAACGATCCCTTGTAATTGCTCATGGGtgcagaaaaaaaattaagtataaGGATAAGACAGAGCTTTATATTCAATATCTTATTGGTGATgatatagacacccaattttgtcactcgTCCCCAATAATGATGATTTATACGATGTGAGTAAGACCTATGCTTTCATTCAGAGGAGAACGTGGCATTTCAATGACCTGAATACAatataaaaccctaaatcagcCTAAAgcaaccctaaaaccctaatcagaCCCAGGACCTCTAATACAGCCAAATCATGCCCAATCTCATAGCACCCGATATTAGCTAAGCATGAAAATGTATTGCCAATGGTGTAGGGGGAGGCATAAAAATGGATTGCCAGAAATCTTAAGAGTGCAATAGGACAAGAGTTCTTTTTTAtgaattctgaatttttttttagccaaagatgagctcaacgtccataccattggatagtgctcaagaaGAAAATTCTGACAATATAGGTTGTGTGAATATCAGACCACCATATCTCCCAAAGTCGCTTCGGGAAGTCAGAAACCCTAATTAGGGCAAACCAGTCCCGAAAATTACCTATCTACCAAAGATTCTTGGTGGGCTCACCAAGAAACTGGCAGACCCACcaatattcataattttttacccaaaaacctataaatagaACCATTTGCTTCATTCTCAAGACACCAATACACCAATACACTGAGAGTTGGGGAGCTTcgagattttgagaaaaatccacTCTTGCCTCTCAATGCCTCCTATCTCCTCCTTCAGCCAAGTATTCCCTTACTTCGATTCAAGTGccaaaacccttaaacccaAGAAATacctaaaaaattattaaaattccTTGAAGCCGTGAAAGATTATAATAAGGCCAAATTCTCTGAAGAAGGAAAGCAGACAGTCAAATCCACTTCCACCTGAGCCAATGGACACTCACCGAAGTTCGTGTCCACAACAAAAGGAACCCCCCCTCTCAACCCAAAATAGTGGTTGAGCATAAGTAAAATCTCTCAATTGAGTAGGCAAAATATAGACTTTTAATTCATATGCAGTAGTACACATAGTAGTGTAACAATAATTTATCCTTGCATGCGATATATAATGAATTAGAAAAGAATATTTATTCTTAGGTATATATTATGAAGAATGGTTGAAGCGGATGgaatgggtgcctaacaccttcccaatttcaTAACCTGAAATTCACCCTTTTCTTTAGACTAGATCAATCTTTGATACTCCTTATGCGACGGGCTTACCCATCGGGTcttaggccctaaccctaggaGGAAACTCTAAATATCATTTTCTCCAATCCCCAATATTTTTCAATCATCATTCATATTCCTCTTAGAAACCCTAAGGGAAAAATAGCCTCCATGAAATAGGTCTCATGTGTCTCTGAGCAGGGATGTGGCAGAGTGAGGCCCATAGATTTTCCCTAAAGAGGACCGAGGATCCAAATCTCGGTCATTACCCTTACAATCAAAATTGCAACACTAGATGTTATTGATAAATGCAATGATGTTCTTCCCGTATCAACACTTgattgaaaacatgtttggctaactcATGCTTGTAACTGCTTGCACTAACTCCATCACATATAATGTTTGAAGTGAAACAATTTGACGAGAGTACTGCCTGTCATGCTAGCACACTCTGGTAGATCTGTGCACATCATACTAAGTtctctgagatcaaatgataaCCACTTTTTGCACAAGAGTACTCAGAGTGAAATCGTGTGGGGAATATGTCCATTgttgtgccaacaccctcaaGAAGATCAGTACATGTTATGACATCTCGAGATCAATCGATAGCTACTTTCTGCGTTGTACTTATACACACACTCACTACACCGATTCATCTACTCCTTGGCTAGCTGTCTGACATCTTGtttagtcatgagtaatgggcatgAAACCAGACCCCTTGATACAATATCATTTgatatatcaaaagaatcataTACATTGAGTATGTAGATTCTGCCCTCTTATATCCATTGCATCTTTGCATCGTGTAAAAATTAGATGGTGAAGGATTAGCAACACTACAAGTTAACTTGTAGAATTGTTTGTGGTTCAAGTTGGAATccttttttaatgtattttagTCATCAAGAAGCGCTCTCCTAAGTGGGGTTTTGGTTAAAGATTCTCTCATTATTGAGACCTAAGGGTGTGGTCACAATAATATCGGTCCACATAACTCTAGGGTGATTCTCACTAAGTTGTGTAAAGTATTGAGCTGTCAATGGGCACACATTATTCATCTAAAATGAACAATCATTGAGTGGGGTGTATAAGGAGAGTAGGCCCTATTGAtgtaaaatattttacaaaagCATTATTATTTGAATCATCTTGTTTGTCTCTTGCGTTACACTATGTGTTTAACCAAGTAATCAAAGTTGTGGTTAAACCCATATCATTATGCATACTAACTTTTATTTAGCCACTTGTTCATGTATAAataaattggtaaaaaaaaattcaaaaaataagttGTTTTGTGGGACAAGCAAGGTTCCAAGTCCAAAAGATTTCTCTTCGTTCGTGTGGACCCATTAGGGCAACCAGTTGACACATCTTAGTCCAATGTCGTCTTTCTTGTCTACCCAAGATTGTCCCTCTTCTCCAACCAATCAAGACCCGATTAGAATGGATCCCACTCCATGAGATCCAACCAATAGCGATTCTTATGAGACACAATTGAGCTGAAATGTCAACCAATTGCAAACAGAGATGGTAGAGATGAGACAGGTGTTGACCTAGATCCTCTAGTTCACTCAGGATCAGGCTAGGATATCAACATTACACTATAGAACCATGGCCAAACCAAATCAGGCCTATTGGCCCATGCCCCACGTCCCCGGTTTGTGAAGAGCAAGTAGTGATGCAACCTCCAGTTTTAGCTCCCCATGTCGAACAATAAAACCCACAACCACAACAAGGCTAGAAGAGGAGACGATAGTTCACCGATCCAGAATCAAGTTTATTTACAATATATATTGAATTACTGATAAAAGGGTTCTTGGGCACATTACCATCATTGTCAGTTAATTATCATCTACCACATTGGTACAATCCACATCGATACTATAATCATCATGCCCAAAAGAGGCACCCCACTGATAAGTGCATTAGTTTGCAGCATGCTATTCAGAATCTCGTCGGTGATGGAAAGTTTAATTTGAACACTAAACAGCAGTTAGGTGGGGTTGAAAGCCCCTTTTGAGACATGATGGGGCCAAAACCAAGACCCGATGAAGATCAAAACCAGATAGTGAGCTCATGATGCAAATAATCGCTCAAGCCCCAGAACCTTGTCAAATTTTGATGCCACCTGAGTCATCAAAGCAACAGTGAAAATTCACTAATCTAGGCTGCCTATGTCTTCTAATATATGctaaattgaagaaagaaggaCTAGTAGGCATGGGTTGTCCAtggtcaaaataaaaaatcctcttCCAGATTGGTATGACCAAATTAATATTATGAGTATCACATCTGAAAAGGGCACCTCACTGATAAATCCATCGGATTTAGGCAAGTCATACGAGATTTTTTGGACATTGGAAGTATTGAGCTAAAAGCTAAACCACAAGTGATTATGACACCTAGAGAAAGGATCAtaataaaaggagaagaagaatgcaAGAAAAGGAACATTTGGGCATGAAGAAAATAATGCTAGGTTCATAGAGAGAGGGTTGTCAAGagaaatttctttctttatttccttcCTTTTGTTTCAGAATGTAAAAATTACTTTTAATATCAATGAAATTTGGATTTTGTTTCACTTTCATGGTAACTCCCAATTCATCTATTTCTTCATTCACTCTCCGATACTGATTTAGAGTGTCAAAGTCTTGATGCTGAAAGATCTTGAGCTTTTCATATATCTAATCCTTTTCCAACGAGAATAGAGCTTAGGGGAAATCTTTCTTGTTAACCCAATTAAGGGAGGCCATCTTTAGCCAttaatctttcaaaaaaaaacctaagacaTCTAATCCGCTAGTTCCCATGTTGAACCTTAGTCTTTCTTTTGAAAACCCTATCTTAGCCTGCCTACAACCCGTGTTAATCCTATAAGCAAAAACAGTCAGTGAAAGGCACCGGGTTGAACCGGTGCGATAATcctccgatgcttaagtcagaaTCTATAGCAGTTAACTTTTTTGATCCACCTTATGGAGGCTTACCTCTTGTATTAATGGGGCAAGCACTAACCAACCGCTTCACGTTTCGTGCTCTTCCGGGACTCTTGGCTAAGTAGTTGGAATATTCCGAATATTCCTTCTCTGATAGGAGTTGGAGCGCTCTTGGGAACTTGCTATACATGTCCACTGGTAGCATCTTTGGAAGATTCCTTTTGGGGGGTATATTCTCCTTCTCAAGGTCCTTCCCAAAGAGGACTTCTGTGGGCGGAGTCCTAAGGGGAAGAGTTCTCTGAGTTGGCAACATGGGAACTTCCAATTCCTTGTGGATAACTCCAGTAAAGAACAAAGAACCGTTGGCCAGGAGCCAGGCTAAGGTTTTGATAGGAAAAAGACAAGGCAGGGGCTCGTCCGGAGATATAGTCGAGGCGAGGGCTTGGCCGGTCAAGGGATGAGGCATAGGCCCGTCCGATTATGGCCGAGGCGAGGGCTTGGCATGTCAGGGGACAAGGCGTAGGCTTGTCTGGATATGGTCGAGGTGAGAGCTCAATTGATCAGGGGACGAGGCGTAGGCTCATCTGGATATGACCGAGGTAAGGGCTCGGTTGGTCAAGGGACGAGGATTAGGCTCGTCAGGATATGGCCAAGGCAAGGGCCCGGCATGGCTAGGGAGAAAGGGAGTGCTCATCCTTTGTCGACTGCTTCCAGGCTATGGGGCCTTGCCATGGGCATATTTTGGCACATCAGGTACAATATGATTTTTATAATGATGACCATATCTAGACTATAGGAAAATTGGCTCTTCTTTATGTTGTTAAACATATTTGGTGTGAAAGAAACTTTAGGAGCGAGGACCAGATTTCAAATTGTGGAAGATAGAAAGAAGAATGTTACATTGAAATGTGAGTcaacttctaccaaaaaaaggataaagaaaTGCGAACTCACATGTCAGTTTTGCATAATGCAAGACAATGAAGACACTAATTCCTTGTTGATTGTTGGGGACTAGGGGTTAGTTGGACTTTACAAAATTCCCAAACCTTGTTCACGGTTCTGTTCCCCCACACACTTATGGTTTAGTAGCCTTGCATTGTGATATTTCACGATGCCAAGATGGAGCTTCATATGGTGGGATCCTACTGGATGCTAAGGGATCTCTTATTTTCACATTTGTTGGTTTAGGAGAAACTTTATATGTTGTCAATATGGAGTTGCAAGCCAATTTTTTGAgggatttcaatttctattgaTAGGGACTTCAAGAAGATCTAAATCCACTCATATTCAAAGTTACCTATTGATATGATTAGGGGCAATGTCAAAGGCTCATGGGCCGCGTgttgaagagaaaatttttacATCTTACAAAGTCCCTCATTCAATATGAGTTCGACCATGTTTGGAGAGAAGTTAACCAATTAGAGACTTTATCGCTTATTCTAAATGATTAGTGTGAAGATTGTCGTCTTCCCTTCGGATTTCCTTGATGATCTAATTTCTTTAGTTAAACAGGGTACAGATAATTCTATTTACTTTCGAATGTAATTATATTTAGTACTCTACTACTAAATTTCTTGTATTGTGGGTTTTTGTCCTACTTGTTTTTAgaacttttctattttttttattaactaaaaaataataataataaaataactcTCCCAccttttctttgttcttattttttacataatattttattttagtttatattgattgaagacaaaaaaaaaaatagattagaaaataaaagaagtacAACATTCCATCTGAATGACAATAGTTGATCTAACGTTTGCCATGGTTGCCTCTGTTATATAGATCAAagtcctctgtttttcccatccatgtttttccttgttttgctacttgcagaacatgacacgtggacaataatgagaccaacggtcaagattgggtgaggattattacatccggtgcgttggtcttaaagttgtccatgtGTCGCATtctacaggtagcaaaacaaggaaaaacagggataagaaaaacagaggattattttccctgTTGTTATATAGGCACCTGTTCAAAAgtacagtctctctctctctttgtggcAATAACAAATTGTCTGAAATGAACGATGAGACGATAAGGTGATAAGAAGCAGTGAACATCCAGCGTCTGGGAGAGCTTAGTCATGCATCCCAATCATTAGATGCTTAACGATTTTGTCGCCCACTTTCTCCGTCTCCGGCTCTGtaactctctcttctctctctccttctgcgTTATTCGGGAGGCTTTTTTCAATATGAAACATACACGTGTCACCTTCTAAATTTCCTGGATCGGGCGATCTGTGTTGACTGTTGAAGCTGGGGGAATCTGGATCTGTGCCTTCCGGCGATCCGATATTGAACCGTGGCGGGTGACGTGGGTCTAAACTCTGAATCGAGACTCGAGAGTGTTATATGTGACGTCTGAAATCTAAAACCGCCGGCGAAAGCAATATCAGCCCCTTCCTATGTTCGTTCGTTCTCTAAGATGATGGGGTGAAAAATAGAGATCCAGAATTCATATCGATCGATAGATTCAACCACTATGAGGAGTCGAAGGgatgctttctttttttgttaatcatTTATTTCCCTTATATTAATAATGAAGTCCCACTCTGTTTCCTCTGCTTTCAAAGATGAAGAAAGCATCTAAGGTGTAACTAACTGTTGAAGCAAACTTGGTTCTGAAGAACAAATGAGCCAAAGATCATTACATATATCAAAGAACAACAATTTATAAGACAAACCCATGAGATCCTTTTATTTGATGAGGATAGACATGGGAATAGAATGGGCTCGGCAGCCATTGCTTCCTGCACATTTCCATCCCGGACTTCCATAGACACATACATGACaataccaaatcaaaccaaatctcTACATCGCTACCACACTGTAATACTCGAAATTTATTGTTCTTATGAGCAAATCCATGTGGGTACCTCAACCCATCAAACACCAACAGGGCTCTTCCCCTTTATTCAAACGACTTAGACTGGGCAACTTAGATTGCCAGAACAAGTCCCGGAACGTCCTTACCTATGGCCTTAGAGAGTTTGCTTTGCCATAGTTGCTGGCACTTGAACGATGCCACCGCCGGCGACGAAGAAGACGACGAAGGAGAAGTAGATGAAGATGTTGGGGACGATTGATTGGAGTTATCTATGATGCGAGTCACAGTAAGAGATGTATTGAAGTACTCTCGGACTTGGGTGATTATTCCATCACGGGTCACTGTCCAAGCATGAACCCATAAAACAGAACGGTTCCGATCGATGCCTTCAACGAGGACGGTAGAGCAAATAGCGGCAAAGGTGAGAGGCAAGAAAACGAAAGGCTTGTCTGAAGAGGATGATGCCCCAGTGAGCAATCGCATC from Macadamia integrifolia cultivar HAES 741 chromosome 14, SCU_Mint_v3, whole genome shotgun sequence encodes the following:
- the LOC122061420 gene encoding wound-induced protein 1-like, which gives rise to MMRLLTGASSSSDKPFVFLPLTFAAICSTVLVEGIDRNRSVLWVHAWTVTRDGIITQVREYFNTSLTVTRIIDNSNQSSPTSSSTSPSSSSSSPAVASFKCQQLWQSKLSKAIGKDVPGLVLAI